The Paludibacter jiangxiensis DNA window AACTCCACAAATTCGCGCGTGCGCTGGTATTTATACTCGTAAAGTTCCTTTTGTTTGGCTGCCGCATTGCGCTGATAGAGCATGTCCAGATTGAGCAACGGCTGCTGCACCTCCACTTTGGCGCTGTAATCCTGCGTATGTCCCGGATGATTGAGCAGATCGGGCATAAAGTCGCTGGCGGCTACCCGTTGTTGTTGCAGCTTGAATCCGAAAACATTCAGCGGATTATTGGTCGTCATGGCTGTGTAGCCCAGTTCTACCGACGGCAGGAAAACGGCATTCGTCTGCCGGAAATTGGAGGACGCTACCTGCGACTCTGCTCCGGAGATTTTAAGCGTCGTGTTTTTGGCTAATGCGGCTATGACCGCATCTTTGAGTTGGATTTTTCGTGTTGAGGAGGATTGCGCTGTTGCCAACGGTGAAACCGTAAGAAGAAGAGACAATCCGAAAGTGAGGAAGAATAAATGATTTGCGCTTGTACGAACCATATTTTAGAGGGTTTAATTTTGATTGTGCAAAATTAAACCCTCTAAAATTGCAGGTCAGCTACTTTTGTTACACAAGGAATAAAATGATGAAGATTCTGCCTATTTCTCTTCGAGAAGTGTGATTTTATTGCGACCCAGCGTTACCAGTCCGGCATCTTCCATCTGCTTCAGCAACCGCGAAACCACCACCCGGGCAGTACCGAGTTCGGAGGCAAGCTGGGCATGCGTAACCGAGATGGTCGATTTGCCCTCCATTTCGCATTTGATCTTCAGCAACGAGAGCAGGCGGTCATCCACTTTTTTGAAAGCCAGCGCATTCACCACCTCCAAAAGCTCTTCAAACCGTTTGTGATAAAGGCGGAAAATATATTCGAGCCACTCGGGAAACTCTTTGATAAGCGGAACAATATGGTTGACCGGGATGAAGTAGATCTCAGTCTCCTCTTCGGCAATGGCTTTCACCTTGGCTGTTTCGTTGTACATGCCTCCCAAAAACGACATGATGCAACTTTCGCCGGCTTTGATGTAGTAAAGAAAAATCTCGCGACCTTCGTCGTCGGTTCGCACCACCTTGATGCGTCCGTAGGAGACGATGGGAATGGCTTTGATATAAGCATTTTCACGTTGAATAACTTCACCAGCCTGAAAGATTTTTACAATACTATACGACGCCAGTTTTCTGCGGATAGGCAGCGAGGTTTTGAATTCTATAATTTCGTTCAACGTGTTCATGAGTTTACTGTATTGTTTGCGAGGATTAAAGTGGCTATAATAAAAGAGGAAAGTCACCTTTCGGATTCTTCCCTCTTGGAGATATATAAAAAACTGTTTTGAAGCTATTTCGCCTTGTTTATCTCTTTCAGCAGAAAGTCTTTGCTTTTTATTCCAACAAAGCGGTTGATTTCTTTGCCGTCTTTGAACAGGATGGTGGTTGGAATACTGCGGACATTGTACTTTTGGGCAATGCTTTGGGCTTCTTCTACATTCAACTTGCCAATGGTAACTCCATCAGGAGCATTGTTTGCCACATCGTTGATAATGGGAGCCATCATCTTGCAGGGCATGCACCATACCGCCCAAAAATCTACCAATACTATTCCCTTATTCGTTTGTTGAGTGAAATTTTTGTCTGTCAGTACCTTGACTTTTTCGCTATTGGCAACTTCGGGTGTGTTTTTGATTTTGTTGGCCATGTAAAAGCCGTATCCTACAATGACAACGATAATGATGCCGGCAATGATTAATATGGTGCTCATTTTTATCATTTTAATGGGTTGTTTTTTCGAATTGTTTATTGATAATGGACACAATCTGCTGTTTTGTCTGATAACCGGATGTGATTTGTACCGGATTCCCGTTTTTGTAATAGATTAGATAGGGGAGTCCTTCCTTTTCGTTGCACTTGAAATTGTTCCTTAAGTTTTGTGATTCCGGATTGTCGAATTCTATGTCAAAGAATTTTACATGCCTGTATTTCTTTTGCAATCCTTCCATTATGTTGTAAACAGGAATGCACACAAGTCCCATTCGGCCACAGCAAACGACTACGTTTTCGTGCTCGCGAATCATTTGTTCATGTTCGCTGGCCGTTTCGATATGTTTCAGATTTGTGTACAACATTATTTTTCTCTTTAGATTTTGGCTTTATTTATACTGTTGTATCAGGGAATCCAGTTGTTGTTTGGAATGAACGCCAGGTTGTTTGTGCTTAATCTCTCCGTTTTTGAAAATCATCAGGGTGGGCACACTTCTTATCTGATAACGATCGGCAATCGACGGGTTTTGGTCTACGTCTATCTTGATAATTTTCACGTTATCTCCTTGTTCGGTAGCCAATTGTTGGAGGATAGGAGCCTGCATTTTGCATGGCCCACACCAGAGTGCGTGAAAATCTACAATTACCGGACGACTGTCCTGAATCAATGAATCAAAATTAGCTTTCATACTCTATAATAATCTTATAAATACCTATTAGCAATCTCTCTATTTTTCTCAATTATAATATCTTAATCTCGTATGTAATTTCCATCGCTTTACGAAGCATTGCTGATACTCCGCAATATTTTTCCTGCGACATATCTACCGCCTTTTGTACTTTCGCCGAGTCAATGTTATGCCCTTTTAGCTTGTAGATAATGTGCATTTGGGTGTATACCTTCGGGTGGCCTTCGGAAACTTCGGCTTTTACTTCCAGGTCGAATTCCTGAACATCTACCCGCATTTTTCGTAGCAATTCCACTACGTCCATTCCCGTACATCCGGCAATAGCTGCCAGCAACAATTCTTTGGGGCGTGAACCGGCATCCTGTCCGCCGAATTCGGGCGATGCGTCCATCGTTACGCTGTGTCCGCTTACAAGAGCGTTGAACTGCATGTCGCCCTTCCATGATGTATTTACTGTATGTGTCATTTGTTCTGGTTGTTTTGTTTTATGCAAAGTTACGTTTGCACGACTATGCTTGTCAAGTATTCTGTTGCCGTGAGAAACGGGTGTCGGATTGAAATAGCTCAATTTTTTTATTGATCTGTATCGGATTGAACCCGATACAATCTGTTTTCTTGAATTATCACTAACTTTAACCCGAAATTTTGAAATCCCGGGTATGAAGACGATTATAGAAACCGATATTGATTTTATTTGTGATGTGGAAGCACCCTGTTTTCAGTTGTTGACTGAAGAAGAGATTGCAATGGTGAGAGCCAGTAAGACTCAGGTCTTTTTTCGGAAAGGAGAAAACCTGACGAAGCAGGGAACTTTTGCCTCGTACGTCTTATTCGTGATGGAAGGCCTTGTAAAACAGTACGTAGAAGACGGAGGCAATCGTAATTTCAACCTGCAGGTAATCCGTAAAGGCGAATTTATCGGCCTCTCGGCGGTCTTTGGCGAAAGTATCTATACCTATTCGGCTACAGCGCTCACAGATACCCGCGTTTTTCTTATCGAAAAGGATGCAATCGCTAAAGTGATACAACAAAACGGGCAATTTGCATATCGTATTGTAAAACGCTACTGCGAACAAAACACGTCCTTGTTCGGAACTATCAAAGGCATGATGTTCAAACAAATGAACGGTCACCTGGCGGATGCATTGCTGTATCTTAGTTCGGAGCACTTTGGTGGTGAAGACGTGATATCTTTACTTGGAAGAAAAGAAATTGCCGAGTTTGCCGGGATATCTACCGAGAGTACCGTAAAACTGCTC harbors:
- a CDS encoding Crp/Fnr family transcriptional regulator, which translates into the protein MNTLNEIIEFKTSLPIRRKLASYSIVKIFQAGEVIQRENAYIKAIPIVSYGRIKVVRTDDEGREIFLYYIKAGESCIMSFLGGMYNETAKVKAIAEEETEIYFIPVNHIVPLIKEFPEWLEYIFRLYHKRFEELLEVVNALAFKKVDDRLLSLLKIKCEMEGKSTISVTHAQLASELGTARVVVSRLLKQMEDAGLVTLGRNKITLLEEK
- the trxA gene encoding thioredoxin codes for the protein MSTILIIAGIIIVVIVGYGFYMANKIKNTPEVANSEKVKVLTDKNFTQQTNKGIVLVDFWAVWCMPCKMMAPIINDVANNAPDGVTIGKLNVEEAQSIAQKYNVRSIPTTILFKDGKEINRFVGIKSKDFLLKEINKAK
- a CDS encoding thioredoxin family protein, producing MLYTNLKHIETASEHEQMIREHENVVVCCGRMGLVCIPVYNIMEGLQKKYRHVKFFDIEFDNPESQNLRNNFKCNEKEGLPYLIYYKNGNPVQITSGYQTKQQIVSIINKQFEKTTH
- the trxA gene encoding thioredoxin; its protein translation is MKANFDSLIQDSRPVIVDFHALWCGPCKMQAPILQQLATEQGDNVKIIKIDVDQNPSIADRYQIRSVPTLMIFKNGEIKHKQPGVHSKQQLDSLIQQYK
- a CDS encoding OsmC family protein, with the translated sequence MTHTVNTSWKGDMQFNALVSGHSVTMDASPEFGGQDAGSRPKELLLAAIAGCTGMDVVELLRKMRVDVQEFDLEVKAEVSEGHPKVYTQMHIIYKLKGHNIDSAKVQKAVDMSQEKYCGVSAMLRKAMEITYEIKIL
- a CDS encoding Crp/Fnr family transcriptional regulator, whose protein sequence is MKTIIETDIDFICDVEAPCFQLLTEEEIAMVRASKTQVFFRKGENLTKQGTFASYVLFVMEGLVKQYVEDGGNRNFNLQVIRKGEFIGLSAVFGESIYTYSATALTDTRVFLIEKDAIAKVIQQNGQFAYRIVKRYCEQNTSLFGTIKGMMFKQMNGHLADALLYLSSEHFGGEDVISLLGRKEIAEFAGISTESTVKLLKTFEKDGIIRLDEKKVSILNRDLLVEISKRG